The proteins below come from a single Burkholderia sp. FERM BP-3421 genomic window:
- the fdhD gene encoding formate dehydrogenase accessory sulfurtransferase FdhD, which yields MNPSETVDEPSGVVELAVRRRRGAEIETAIDRVGQEWPVALVVNGISHAVMMCTPRDLEAFAIGFAVSEGIVARGADIKDIEVALRADGPLPHAEVQLTVVQQAFVALKEKRRALAGRTGCGVCGIESIDLLDLAPERVPDTGFLARLAPDAIARAARELPAHQALTRQTGGLHAAAWCAADGAIRLAFEDVGRHNALDKLIGALTLDRADPTDGFVFLSSRASYELVRKAARVGIPLVATISAPSSLAITIARDAGLRLVSFCRESGYVDYGTA from the coding sequence GTGAACCCATCCGAAACCGTCGACGAACCCAGCGGCGTCGTCGAGCTCGCGGTGCGCCGCCGGCGCGGCGCCGAGATCGAGACGGCCATCGACCGGGTCGGCCAGGAGTGGCCGGTCGCGCTCGTCGTCAACGGCATCTCGCATGCGGTGATGATGTGCACGCCGCGCGACCTGGAGGCGTTCGCGATCGGTTTCGCGGTCTCGGAAGGCATCGTCGCGCGCGGCGCGGACATCAAGGACATCGAGGTCGCGCTGCGCGCCGACGGCCCGTTGCCGCACGCCGAGGTGCAGCTGACCGTCGTGCAGCAGGCGTTCGTCGCGCTGAAGGAGAAGCGCCGCGCGCTCGCGGGGCGCACCGGTTGCGGCGTGTGCGGAATCGAGAGCATCGACCTGCTCGACCTCGCGCCGGAACGCGTGCCGGACACGGGCTTCCTCGCGCGCCTCGCCCCGGACGCGATCGCGCGCGCCGCGCGCGAGCTGCCCGCGCATCAGGCGCTCACGCGCCAGACGGGCGGCCTGCATGCGGCCGCCTGGTGCGCCGCCGACGGCGCGATCCGGCTCGCCTTCGAGGACGTCGGCCGGCACAACGCGCTCGACAAGCTGATCGGCGCGCTCACGCTCGACCGCGCCGATCCGACCGACGGCTTCGTGTTCCTGTCGAGCCGCGCCAGCTACGAGCTGGTGCGCAAGGCGGCGCGGGTCGGCATTCCGCTCGTCGCGACGATCTCCGCGCCGTCGTCGCTCGCGATCACGATCGCGCGCGACGCGGGCCTGCGGCTCGTCAGCTTCTGCCGCGAGTCGGGCTACGTCGACTACGGCACCGCGTGA
- a CDS encoding potassium transporter Kup: MSKQTRTPLMLAGSIGALGVVFGDIGTSPLYTFKTVIDLTGGSRPETILGIVSLLVWTLIVVTTVKYAGFAMRIDNDGEGGILALMALLGVKRHKRPLIVAAGLFGAALIYGDGAITPAISVLSALEGLTLVEPTLEPYVLPLTVAILLALFALQPLGTARIGRAFGPIMAVWFLTMAVLGVWGIARHPAILWALNPAHGVSYLFNSGGVGFLVLGGVFLCVTGAEALYADMGHFGAKPIKFAWAALVFPSLVLNYAGQGALVLAGAPTSGNIFYRLCPEALTLPLVILSTVATIIASQSIITGAFSMTRQAIQLEWMPRLKIEQTSEAGYGQIYIGAVNWTLMLVTIGLVLAFRKSDNLAGAYGIAVSATMLMTTMLLFIAMREIWGWSRVASGAVAALFFVFDTAFFASNLMKLFDGGYVPLLLALLVYSVMFIWHRGVTAVANRLGESPVSIDAFKTTLDRGVARVPGAAVFLTRARNAVPPVLLWYVKHGQSLHEHVFAVTLETASTPWVDAGERVALAETLPGFWSVTARYGFMEHADLPALMTELATRHACPVDPASLTYFIGMERIVPRDDGRGLPRWIEAPFAMMLRNCARVTDYARVPADQVVELGRQVSI, encoded by the coding sequence ATGTCGAAGCAGACAAGGACGCCGTTGATGCTGGCAGGCAGCATCGGCGCGCTGGGGGTGGTGTTCGGCGATATCGGCACGAGCCCGCTCTACACGTTCAAGACCGTCATCGACCTGACGGGCGGCAGCCGTCCTGAAACCATTCTCGGCATTGTCTCGCTGCTGGTGTGGACCCTGATCGTCGTCACGACGGTGAAATACGCGGGTTTCGCGATGCGCATCGACAACGACGGCGAAGGCGGCATCCTCGCGCTGATGGCCCTGCTCGGCGTCAAGCGTCACAAACGCCCGCTGATCGTCGCGGCGGGCCTGTTCGGCGCCGCGCTGATCTACGGCGACGGCGCGATCACGCCGGCGATCTCGGTGCTCTCGGCGCTGGAAGGGTTGACGCTCGTCGAGCCGACGCTGGAGCCCTACGTGCTGCCGCTGACCGTCGCGATCCTGCTGGCGCTGTTCGCGCTGCAGCCGCTCGGCACGGCGAGGATCGGCCGCGCGTTCGGCCCGATCATGGCCGTGTGGTTCCTCACGATGGCCGTGCTGGGCGTGTGGGGCATTGCGCGTCACCCGGCGATTCTGTGGGCGCTCAACCCGGCGCATGGCGTGAGCTACCTGTTCAACAGCGGCGGCGTCGGCTTCCTCGTGCTCGGCGGCGTGTTCCTCTGCGTCACGGGCGCCGAGGCGCTGTATGCCGACATGGGCCATTTCGGCGCGAAACCGATCAAGTTCGCCTGGGCGGCGCTGGTATTTCCGAGCCTGGTGCTCAATTACGCCGGGCAAGGGGCGCTCGTGCTAGCGGGCGCGCCCACGAGCGGCAACATCTTCTATCGCCTGTGCCCCGAGGCGCTGACCTTGCCGCTCGTGATCCTGTCGACCGTCGCGACCATCATCGCGAGCCAGTCGATCATCACGGGCGCGTTCTCGATGACGCGCCAGGCCATCCAGCTCGAATGGATGCCGCGCCTGAAGATCGAGCAGACCTCCGAGGCGGGATACGGGCAGATCTACATCGGCGCGGTCAACTGGACCCTGATGCTGGTCACCATCGGCCTCGTGCTGGCGTTCAGGAAATCGGACAACCTGGCGGGCGCCTACGGCATCGCCGTCTCGGCCACCATGCTGATGACCACGATGCTGCTGTTCATCGCGATGCGCGAAATCTGGGGCTGGAGCCGCGTCGCGAGCGGCGCCGTCGCGGCGCTGTTCTTCGTGTTCGACACGGCGTTCTTCGCCTCGAACCTCATGAAGCTGTTCGACGGCGGCTATGTGCCCTTGCTGCTGGCCCTGCTGGTCTATTCGGTGATGTTCATCTGGCACAGGGGCGTCACGGCGGTCGCCAATCGGCTCGGCGAAAGCCCGGTCTCCATCGACGCCTTCAAGACGACGCTCGACCGCGGCGTGGCGCGCGTTCCCGGCGCCGCGGTGTTCCTCACGCGCGCGCGCAATGCCGTGCCGCCCGTGCTGCTCTGGTACGTGAAGCACGGCCAGTCCCTGCATGAGCACGTGTTCGCCGTGACGCTGGAAACCGCCTCGACGCCCTGGGTGGACGCCGGCGAGCGGGTCGCGCTCGCGGAAACGCTGCCCGGCTTCTGGTCCGTGACCGCGCGCTACGGCTTCATGGAACACGCGGACCTGCCCGCGCTGATGACCGAGCTGGCCACCCGTCATGCGTGCCCGGTCGATCCGGCCTCGCTGACCTACTTCATCGGCATGGAGCGCATCGTGCCGCGCGACGACGGCCGGGGGCTGCCCCGCTGGATCGAGGCGCCGTTCGCGATGATGCTGCGCAACTGCGCGCGCGTGACCGACTACGCGCGCGTGCCCGCGGATCAGGTGGTGGAACTCGGCCGGCAGGTATCCATCTAG
- a CDS encoding ABCB family ABC transporter ATP-binding protein/permease, whose amino-acid sequence MRRFPASSEPAPITLGPRNDWQTIRSLLPYLTTYKVRVALALTCLIGAKVANLGVPIVMKRIVDGLAPVHQLTALGRAEQSAGLVLAGGLGILVVAYALVRLSTSLFTELREILFSKVTESAVRRLALQVFRHLHGLSLRFHLERQTGGMSRDIERGTRGIQQLISYSLYSILPTLVEVGLVLGFFVVRYDAYYAYVTLAALAAYIAFTVKVTEWRTRFRRTMNELDSRANSRAIDSLINYETVKYFGNEEWETRRYDENLQRYRKAAIRSQNSLSFLNFGQQAIIGTGLVFILWRATQGVLAGKLTLGDLVLINTFMLQLYIPLNFLGVVYRELKQSLTDMDRMFTLLSAPREVADAPGAPALRVAGAQLRFEHVNFGYEPARQILHDVNFTVEAGTTTAVVGHSGSGKSTLARLLFRFYDLERATGGAIRIDGQDLREVTQDSLRASIGIVPQDTVLFNDTIYYNIAYGRPSASREDVLAAARAAHIHDFIESLPHGYDTPVGERGLKLSGGEKQRVAIARTILKNPPILLFDEATSALDSRSERAIQQELEQIAQHRTTLVIAHRLSTVVHAQQIIVMDHGRIVERGTHAELVRADGLYAQMWALQQRAAADGEAQAVSGEA is encoded by the coding sequence ATGCGCCGTTTTCCCGCTTCCTCCGAGCCCGCGCCGATCACGCTCGGGCCGCGCAACGACTGGCAGACGATCCGCTCGTTGCTGCCCTACCTGACCACCTACAAGGTGCGCGTGGCGCTCGCGCTCACCTGCCTGATCGGCGCGAAGGTCGCGAATCTCGGCGTGCCGATCGTGATGAAGCGGATCGTCGACGGCCTCGCGCCGGTTCACCAGCTGACCGCGCTCGGGCGCGCCGAGCAGTCGGCGGGGCTGGTGCTCGCGGGCGGCCTCGGCATCCTGGTGGTCGCCTACGCGCTGGTGCGGCTGTCGACCTCGCTGTTCACCGAACTGCGCGAGATCCTGTTCTCGAAGGTCACGGAAAGCGCGGTGCGGCGGCTCGCGCTGCAGGTGTTCCGCCACCTGCACGGGCTGTCGCTGCGCTTTCACCTGGAGCGCCAGACGGGCGGCATGTCGCGCGACATCGAGCGCGGCACGCGCGGCATCCAGCAGCTGATCTCGTATTCGCTGTACAGCATCCTGCCGACGCTCGTCGAGGTCGGCCTGGTGCTCGGCTTCTTCGTGGTGCGCTACGACGCGTACTACGCATACGTGACGCTCGCGGCGCTGGCCGCCTACATCGCGTTCACGGTCAAGGTCACCGAGTGGCGCACGCGTTTCAGGCGCACCATGAACGAACTCGATTCGCGCGCGAATTCGCGCGCGATCGATTCGCTGATCAACTACGAGACGGTCAAGTACTTCGGCAACGAGGAATGGGAGACGCGGCGCTACGACGAGAACCTGCAGCGCTATCGCAAGGCCGCGATCCGCTCGCAGAATTCGCTGTCGTTCCTCAACTTCGGGCAGCAGGCGATCATCGGCACGGGGCTCGTGTTCATCCTGTGGCGTGCGACGCAGGGCGTGCTGGCCGGCAAGCTCACGCTCGGCGATCTCGTGCTGATCAACACCTTCATGCTGCAGCTGTACATCCCGCTGAATTTCCTCGGCGTCGTGTATCGCGAGCTCAAGCAGAGCCTGACCGACATGGATCGCATGTTCACGCTGCTGTCCGCGCCGCGCGAGGTGGCCGACGCGCCCGGCGCGCCCGCGCTGCGGGTGGCGGGCGCGCAGCTGCGCTTCGAGCACGTGAATTTCGGCTACGAGCCGGCGCGGCAGATCCTGCACGACGTGAACTTCACGGTCGAGGCAGGCACCACGACCGCGGTGGTGGGCCACAGCGGCTCCGGCAAGTCGACGCTTGCGCGCCTGCTGTTCCGCTTCTACGACCTCGAGCGCGCGACGGGCGGCGCGATCCGCATCGACGGGCAGGACCTGCGCGAGGTCACGCAGGATTCGCTGCGCGCGTCGATCGGCATCGTGCCGCAGGACACGGTGCTGTTCAACGACACGATCTACTACAACATCGCCTACGGCCGGCCGTCGGCGAGCCGCGAGGACGTGCTGGCCGCCGCGCGCGCCGCGCACATCCACGATTTCATCGAGAGCCTGCCGCACGGCTATGACACGCCGGTCGGCGAGCGCGGGCTCAAGCTGTCGGGCGGCGAGAAGCAGCGCGTCGCGATCGCGCGCACGATCCTCAAGAATCCGCCCATCCTGCTGTTCGACGAGGCGACGTCCGCGCTCGATTCGCGCTCGGAGCGCGCGATCCAGCAGGAGCTGGAGCAGATCGCGCAGCACCGCACCACGCTCGTGATCGCGCACCGCCTCTCGACCGTCGTGCACGCGCAGCAGATCATCGTGATGGACCACGGGCGCATCGTCGAGCGCGGCACGCATGCGGAACTGGTCCGCGCGGACGGCCTGTACGCGCAGATGTGGGCGCTGCAGCAGCGCGCGGCCGCGGACGGCGAGGCGCAGGCCGTGTCGGGCGAGGCCTAG
- a CDS encoding nitrate reductase associated protein: MGLSDTPLLFNFEVESSEDFTYIPMIVRFNLDRFGLRISLAQWQMLPLEDRKLLARFPADEDAAIEPNFDHALFEMLRTHADVEPDWFQPDAHPAWRGVDAVPAALVEQSALAGLAAPSCDAWARLAPFQRYVLAKLSRKPRLNHDFIPAMREFGLAAR; the protein is encoded by the coding sequence ATGGGACTGAGCGACACGCCGCTGCTGTTCAATTTCGAAGTCGAATCGTCCGAGGATTTCACGTATATCCCGATGATCGTCCGTTTCAACCTCGACCGCTTCGGTCTGCGGATCTCGCTCGCGCAGTGGCAGATGCTGCCGCTCGAGGACCGCAAGCTGCTCGCGCGCTTTCCGGCCGACGAGGATGCCGCGATCGAGCCGAATTTCGACCACGCGCTGTTCGAGATGCTGCGCACGCACGCGGACGTCGAGCCCGACTGGTTCCAGCCCGACGCGCATCCGGCCTGGCGCGGCGTCGATGCGGTGCCGGCGGCGCTCGTCGAGCAGAGCGCGCTGGCCGGGCTCGCCGCGCCGTCGTGCGATGCGTGGGCGCGGCTCGCGCCGTTCCAGCGCTACGTGCTCGCGAAGTTGTCGCGCAAGCCCAGGCTCAACCACGACTTCATTCCGGCGATGCGCGAATTCGGGCTCGCCGCGCGCTGA
- a CDS encoding 3-hydroxyacyl-CoA dehydrogenase/enoyl-CoA hydratase family protein: MSNFIIRKVAVLGAGVMGAQIAAHLINARVPVLLFDLPAKEGPKSGIALKAIENLKKLSPAPFGSKDDAKYLQAANYEDDIAKLAECDLVIEAIAERMDWKHDLYKKVAPHLAPNAIFASNTSGLSINALSDGFSDELKARFCGVHFFNPPRYMHLVELIPTAHTRPEILDQLETFLTSVVGKGVVRAKDTPNFIANRVGIYSILAVITEAAKFGLRFDEVDDLTGSRLGRAKSATFRTADVVGLDTMAHVIKTMQDNLADDPFFPVYQTPPVLAELVKQGALGQKTGGGFYKKEGKAIKVLDAKTGAYVDAGAKADETVARILKRPPAERLKLLRETDHPHAQFLWAIFRDVFHYIGVHLESIADNARDVDLAIRWGFGWNEGPFEGWQAAGWKQVAEWVQEDIAAGRALANAPLPAWVLEGAVAEKGGVHTADGSWSPAAKAFVPRSNLAVYEKQVFRAPLFGETGRDPHSYGKTLFETDSVRAWVDDRAGEDDVVIVSFKSKMNTIGPGVIDGLVQAIELAEKDFKGVVVWQPTSLKLGTPGGPFSAGANLEEAMPAFMMGGAKGIEPFVKKFQEGMLRVKYANVPVVAAVSGIALGGGCELMLHSAKRVVHVESYVGLVEVGVGLVPAGGGLKEAALRAADAAGAANATSELLKFVTKSFENAAMAKVSASAHDARDMGYVKPSDTIVFNVFELLDVAKKEARALSAAGYRAPLKATQVPVAGRSAIATIKAQLVNMRDGRFISAHDFLIASRIAEAVCGGDVEAGSLVDEEWLLALERRAFVDLLGTQKTQERIMGMLQTGKPVRN, from the coding sequence GTGAGCAATTTCATCATTCGCAAGGTCGCCGTGCTGGGCGCCGGCGTGATGGGCGCGCAGATCGCCGCGCATCTCATCAACGCACGCGTGCCGGTGCTGCTGTTCGATCTGCCCGCCAAGGAAGGCCCGAAGAGCGGCATCGCGCTCAAGGCCATCGAGAACCTCAAGAAGCTGTCGCCCGCGCCGTTCGGCTCGAAGGACGACGCCAAGTACCTGCAGGCCGCCAACTACGAAGACGACATCGCGAAGCTCGCCGAGTGCGACCTCGTGATCGAGGCGATCGCCGAGCGCATGGACTGGAAGCACGACCTGTACAAGAAGGTCGCGCCGCACCTCGCGCCGAACGCGATTTTCGCGTCGAACACCTCGGGCCTGTCGATCAACGCGCTGTCGGACGGCTTCTCCGACGAGCTGAAGGCGCGCTTCTGCGGCGTGCACTTCTTCAATCCGCCGCGCTACATGCATCTCGTCGAGCTGATCCCGACCGCGCACACGCGCCCGGAGATCCTCGATCAGCTGGAAACCTTCCTGACGAGCGTCGTCGGCAAGGGCGTGGTGCGCGCGAAGGACACCCCGAACTTCATCGCGAACCGGGTGGGCATCTACTCGATCCTCGCCGTGATCACCGAGGCCGCGAAGTTCGGCCTGCGCTTCGACGAAGTCGACGACCTGACGGGCAGCCGTCTCGGCCGCGCGAAGTCGGCGACCTTCCGCACCGCGGACGTGGTCGGCCTCGACACGATGGCGCACGTGATCAAGACGATGCAGGACAACCTCGCCGACGATCCGTTCTTCCCGGTCTACCAGACCCCGCCCGTGCTCGCCGAACTGGTGAAGCAGGGCGCGCTCGGCCAGAAGACGGGCGGCGGTTTCTACAAGAAGGAAGGCAAGGCGATCAAGGTGCTCGACGCGAAGACGGGCGCCTACGTCGACGCCGGCGCGAAGGCCGACGAGACCGTCGCGCGCATCCTGAAGCGCCCGCCGGCGGAGCGTCTCAAGCTGCTGCGCGAGACCGACCACCCGCACGCGCAGTTCCTGTGGGCGATCTTCCGCGATGTGTTCCACTACATCGGCGTGCATCTCGAATCGATCGCGGACAACGCGCGCGACGTCGACCTCGCGATCCGCTGGGGCTTCGGCTGGAACGAAGGCCCGTTCGAGGGCTGGCAGGCAGCCGGCTGGAAGCAGGTCGCCGAGTGGGTGCAGGAGGATATCGCGGCGGGCAGGGCCCTCGCGAACGCGCCGCTGCCCGCCTGGGTGCTCGAAGGCGCGGTGGCCGAGAAGGGCGGCGTGCACACGGCGGATGGCTCGTGGTCGCCGGCCGCGAAGGCATTCGTGCCGCGCTCGAACCTCGCCGTCTACGAGAAGCAGGTGTTCCGCGCGCCGCTGTTCGGCGAGACCGGCCGCGACCCGCACAGCTACGGCAAGACGCTGTTCGAGACCGACTCGGTGCGCGCGTGGGTCGATGACCGCGCGGGCGAGGACGACGTCGTGATCGTGTCGTTCAAGTCGAAGATGAACACGATCGGCCCGGGCGTGATCGACGGCCTCGTGCAGGCGATCGAACTGGCCGAGAAGGACTTCAAGGGCGTCGTGGTCTGGCAGCCGACCTCGCTCAAGCTCGGCACGCCGGGCGGCCCGTTCTCGGCCGGCGCGAACCTCGAAGAGGCGATGCCCGCGTTCATGATGGGCGGCGCGAAGGGCATCGAGCCGTTCGTGAAGAAGTTCCAGGAAGGCATGCTGCGCGTCAAATACGCGAACGTGCCGGTGGTGGCGGCGGTGTCGGGCATCGCGCTCGGCGGCGGCTGCGAGCTGATGCTGCACAGCGCGAAGCGCGTGGTGCATGTCGAGAGCTACGTCGGTCTCGTGGAAGTCGGCGTCGGCCTCGTGCCGGCGGGCGGCGGCCTGAAGGAAGCGGCGCTGCGCGCGGCGGACGCGGCGGGCGCCGCGAACGCGACGAGCGAGCTGCTCAAGTTCGTGACCAAGTCGTTCGAGAACGCGGCGATGGCGAAGGTCTCGGCCTCGGCGCACGACGCGCGCGACATGGGCTACGTGAAGCCGTCGGACACGATCGTCTTCAACGTGTTCGAGCTGCTCGACGTCGCGAAGAAGGAAGCGCGCGCCCTGTCGGCCGCGGGCTATCGCGCGCCGCTGAAGGCGACGCAGGTTCCGGTCGCGGGCCGTTCGGCGATCGCCACGATCAAGGCGCAGCTCGTCAACATGCGTGACGGCCGCTTCATCAGCGCCCACGATTTCCTGATCGCGAGCCGCATCGCGGAAGCGGTGTGCGGCGGCGACGTCGAGGCGGGCAGCCTGGTCGACGAGGAATGGCTGTTGGCGCTCGAACGCCGCGCGTTCGTCGACCTGCTCGGCACGCAGAAAACCCAGGAACGGATCATGGGCATGCTGCAGACCGGCAAGCCGGTGCGGAACTGA
- a CDS encoding acetyl-CoA C-acyltransferase, giving the protein MSKQLQDAYIVAASRTPIGKAPRGAFKNTRPDELLVHAIKAAVAQVPGFDTKLIEDAIIGCAIPEAEQGLNVARMSALLAGLPTSVGGVTVNRFCASGITALAMAADRIRVGESDALFAGGCESMSMVPMMGNKPSMSPHIFDRNEDVGIAYGMGLTAERVAEQWKVSREDQDAFSLLSHQKAIAGQQAGEFKDEIAPYTITEHFPNLATGEISVKTREIALDEGPRADTSIEGLAKLRTVFANKGSVTAGNSSQTSDGAGALLVVSEKVLKQFNLTPLARFVSFAVRGVPPEIMGIGPKEAIPAALKAAGLKQDDLDWIELNEAFAAQSLAVIRDLGLDPAKVNPLGGAIALGHPLGATGAIRAATVVHGLRRRNLKYGMVTMCVGTGMGAAGIIERL; this is encoded by the coding sequence ATGAGCAAACAGTTGCAAGACGCATACATCGTCGCCGCGAGCCGCACGCCGATCGGCAAGGCGCCCCGCGGCGCATTCAAGAACACCCGGCCGGACGAGCTGCTGGTCCACGCGATCAAGGCGGCCGTGGCGCAGGTGCCGGGCTTCGACACCAAGCTGATCGAGGACGCGATCATCGGCTGCGCGATCCCCGAGGCCGAGCAGGGCCTCAACGTCGCGCGCATGAGCGCGCTGCTCGCCGGCCTGCCGACCTCGGTCGGCGGCGTGACGGTCAACCGCTTCTGCGCATCGGGCATCACCGCGCTCGCGATGGCGGCCGACCGGATCCGCGTCGGCGAATCGGACGCGCTGTTCGCGGGCGGCTGCGAATCGATGAGCATGGTGCCGATGATGGGCAACAAGCCGTCGATGTCGCCGCACATCTTCGATCGCAACGAGGACGTCGGGATCGCCTACGGGATGGGCCTGACGGCCGAGCGCGTCGCCGAGCAGTGGAAGGTGAGCCGCGAGGACCAGGACGCGTTTTCGCTCCTGTCGCATCAGAAGGCGATCGCCGGCCAGCAGGCGGGCGAGTTCAAGGACGAGATCGCGCCGTACACGATCACCGAGCATTTCCCGAACCTGGCGACGGGCGAGATCAGCGTGAAGACGCGCGAGATCGCGCTCGACGAAGGCCCGCGCGCCGACACCTCGATCGAAGGCCTGGCGAAGCTGCGCACGGTGTTCGCGAACAAGGGGTCGGTCACGGCCGGCAACAGCTCGCAGACCTCGGACGGCGCGGGCGCGCTGCTCGTCGTGTCGGAAAAGGTGCTCAAGCAGTTCAACCTGACGCCGCTCGCGCGCTTCGTGAGCTTCGCGGTGCGCGGCGTGCCGCCGGAAATCATGGGGATCGGCCCGAAGGAGGCGATTCCGGCCGCGCTGAAGGCCGCCGGCCTCAAGCAGGACGACCTCGACTGGATCGAACTCAATGAAGCGTTCGCGGCGCAGTCGCTCGCGGTGATCCGCGATCTCGGCCTCGATCCGGCCAAGGTCAACCCGCTCGGCGGCGCGATCGCGCTCGGCCATCCGCTCGGCGCGACGGGCGCGATCCGCGCAGCCACCGTCGTGCACGGGCTGCGCCGTCGCAACCTGAAGTACGGCATGGTGACGATGTGCGTCGGCACCGGCATGGGCGCGGCGGGTATCATCGAACGCTTGTAA
- a CDS encoding enoyl-CoA hydratase gives MDIQLDNIGGVLTITFARPAKKNALTAAMYQTVADALGAAQEDSAVRVILLRGAEGNFSSGNDLEDFMKAPPKDDNAPVFQFLRQISTAQKPLVAAVAGVAVGVGVTMLLHCDLVYAADTAQLSLPFVQLGLCPEAASSLLLPRLAGHQVAAEKLLLGEPFDALEAHRIGLVNRVLPAAELDAFAAKQAAKLAALPASSLRLTKALLKNTGGVDIASRMSEEGQHFGAMLRSPEAREAMSAFFEKRKPDFRQFD, from the coding sequence ATGGATATCCAGCTCGACAACATCGGTGGCGTACTGACGATCACGTTCGCGCGCCCGGCGAAGAAGAACGCGCTCACGGCCGCGATGTACCAGACCGTCGCCGACGCGCTCGGCGCGGCGCAGGAGGACAGCGCGGTGCGCGTGATCCTGTTGCGCGGCGCCGAAGGCAACTTCAGCTCGGGCAACGATCTCGAGGATTTCATGAAGGCGCCGCCGAAGGACGACAACGCGCCGGTGTTCCAGTTCCTGCGCCAGATCAGCACCGCGCAGAAGCCGCTCGTGGCGGCGGTCGCGGGCGTCGCGGTCGGGGTGGGCGTGACCATGCTGCTGCACTGCGATCTCGTCTATGCGGCCGACACAGCGCAGCTGTCGCTGCCGTTCGTGCAGCTCGGGCTGTGCCCGGAGGCGGCGTCGAGCCTGCTGCTGCCGCGCCTCGCGGGGCACCAGGTGGCGGCCGAGAAGCTGCTGCTCGGCGAGCCGTTCGACGCGCTCGAGGCGCACCGGATCGGCCTCGTGAACCGCGTGCTGCCCGCCGCCGAACTCGATGCGTTCGCCGCGAAGCAGGCGGCGAAGCTGGCCGCGCTGCCGGCGTCGTCGCTGCGCCTCACCAAGGCCCTGCTGAAGAACACGGGCGGCGTCGACATCGCATCGCGCATGAGCGAGGAAGGCCAGCACTTCGGCGCGATGCTGCGTTCGCCCGAGGCGCGCGAGGCGATGAGCGCGTTCTTCGAGAAGCGCAAGCCGGACTTCCGGCAGTTCGACTGA
- a CDS encoding acyl-CoA thioesterase encodes MTDSSPQLPQKSPALRVVPQPSDANVHGDVFGGWIMAQVDIAGSIPASRRANGRVATVAVNQFLFKQPVFVGDLLSFYASIVKTGTTSVTIDVEVYAQRMGLVGEVVKVTEATLTYVATDTDRRPRALPPLE; translated from the coding sequence ATGACCGATTCGTCCCCGCAACTCCCGCAAAAATCCCCCGCGCTGCGCGTCGTGCCGCAACCGTCCGACGCGAATGTCCACGGCGACGTGTTCGGCGGCTGGATCATGGCGCAGGTCGACATCGCCGGCTCGATTCCCGCGAGCCGCCGCGCCAACGGCCGGGTCGCGACCGTCGCGGTCAACCAGTTCCTGTTCAAGCAGCCGGTGTTCGTCGGCGACCTGCTGAGCTTCTACGCCAGCATCGTCAAGACCGGCACTACCTCGGTGACGATCGACGTCGAGGTGTATGCGCAGCGGATGGGCCTCGTGGGCGAGGTCGTGAAGGTCACCGAAGCCACCCTCACCTACGTCGCGACCGACACCGACCGCCGGCCGCGCGCACTGCCGCCGCTCGAGTGA